The Panthera tigris isolate Pti1 chromosome F3, P.tigris_Pti1_mat1.1, whole genome shotgun sequence genome includes a window with the following:
- the LOC102969426 gene encoding cytochrome c oxidase assembly protein COX20, mitochondrial yields MAAAPEPGEPAKGKTFKLLGILDVENIPCARDSVLYGSLGSVVAGLGHFLLTSRIRRSCDVGVGGFILVTLGCWFHCRYNYAKLRIQERMAREGIKNKILYESTHLDPQRKPANGNGGSGVTSSTENPATTH; encoded by the exons ATGGCCGCCGCGCCGGAGCCCGGCGAGCCCGCCAAGGGGAAG ACCTTTAAGCTCCTAGGAATTTTGGATGTCGAGAACATCCCCTGTGCACGAGATTCAGTATTATATGGTTCATTAGGATCTGTTGTGGCTGGCCTTGGACATTTTTTGTTAACTA GTAGGATTAGAAGATCGTGTGATGTTGGAGTAGGAGGATTTATCTTGGTGACATTAGGATGCTG GTTCCACTGTAGGTATAATTATGCAAAGCTAAGAATCCAGGAAAGAATGGCcagagaaggaattaaaaataagattttatatgAAAGTACCCACCTTGATCCTCAAAGAAAACCAGCCAACGGCAACGGCGGCAGTGGGGTGACCTCGAGCACAGAAAACCCAGCTACAACTCACTGA